From a region of the Balaenoptera musculus isolate JJ_BM4_2016_0621 chromosome 15, mBalMus1.pri.v3, whole genome shotgun sequence genome:
- the PAX1 gene encoding paired box protein Pax-1 produces MKFTLGLGSRAWRVSWERAAAAAGGGALGSGSRRSSSPRPGRRGSRLARALPLCLSRGGGAPALPDRAGPSPGRLGARQPAGPRAMEQTYGEVNQLGGVFVNGRPLPNAIRLRIVELAQLGIRPCDISRQLRVSHGCVSKILARYNETGSILPGAIGGSKPRVTTPNVVKHIRDYKQGDPGIFAWEIRDRLLADGVCDKYNVPSVSSISRILRNKIGSLAQPGPYEASKQPPPQPALPYNHIYQYPYPSPVSPTGAKMGSHHGVPGTAGHVSIPRSWPSAHSVSNILGIRTFMEQTGALGGSEGAAYSPKMEDWAGVNRTAFPASPAVNGLEKPALEADIKYTQSASGLPAVGGFLPACAYPASNQHGVYSSPAGGYLAPGPPWPPAQGPPLAPPGAGVTVHGGELAAAVTFKHPSREVADRKPPSPGGKAPDGLGSLHGLPVPASTS; encoded by the exons ATGAAGTTCACCCTAGGCCTGGGGTCGCGGGCGTGGAGAGTGTCCTGggagcgggcggcggcggcggcgggcggcggcgcgcTCGGCAGCGGCTCACGGCGCTCTTCCAGCCCGCGGCCCGGCCGCCGCGGCTCTCGGCTCGCGCGCGCCCTCCCTCTATGCCTCTCCCGCGGCGGCGGCGCCCCAGCTCTCCCGGACCGCGCCGGGCCCAGCCCCGGCCGCCTCGGCGCCAGGCAGCCGGCCGGCCCGCGCGCCATGG AGCAGACGTACGGCGAAGTGAACCAGCTGGGCGGCGTGTTCGTCAACGGCCGCCCCCTGCCCAACGCCATCCGCCTGCGCATCGTGGAGCTGGCGCAGCTGGGCATCCGACCCTGTGACATCAGCCGGCAGCTTCGCGTATCCCACGGCTGCGTGAGCAAGATCCTGGCGCGCTACAACGAGACGGGCTCCATCCTGCCCGGGGCCATTGGGGGCAGCAAACCCCGCGTCACTACCCCCAACGTGGTCAAGCACATCCGGGACTACAAGCAGGGCGACCCCGGCATCTTTGCCTGGGAGATCCGCGACCGGCTGCTGGCCGACGGCGTCTGCGACAAGTACAACGTGCCCTCTGTGAGTTCCATCAGCCGCATCCTGCGCAATAAGATTGGCAGCCTGGCGCAGCCCGGCCCGTACGAGGCGAGCAAGCAGCCGCCGCCGCAGCCGGCGCTGCCCTATAACCACATCTACCAGTATCCCTACCCCAGCCCCGTGTCGCCCACGGGCGCCAAGATGGGCAGCCACCACGGGGTCCCGGGCACAGCGGGCCACGTCAGCATCCCCCGTTCATGGCCCTCGGCTCACTCGGTCAGCAATATCCTGGGCATCCGGACGTTTATGGAGCAAACAG GGGCCCTGGGGGGGAGCGAAGGCGCCGCCTACTCCCCGAAGATGGAAGACTGGGCCGGCGTGAACCGCACGGCCTTCCCTGCCAGCCCAGCCGTGAACGGGCTCGAGAAACCTGCCTTGGAGGCGGACATTAAATACACGCAG TCGGCCTCCGGCCTCCCCGCGGTGGGCGGCTTCCTCCCGGCCTGCGCCTACCCGGCCTCCAACCAGCACGGTGTGTACAGCTCGCCGGCCGGCGGCTACCTCGCCCCGGGCCCGCCGTGGCCGCCGGCACAGGGGCCCCCGCTGGCGCCCCCCGGGGCCGGCGTCACCGTACACGGCGGGGAGCTTGCCGCAGCCGTGACCTTCAAGCATCCCAGCCGAGAAG TGGCCGACCGGAAACCGCCCAGCCCCGGCGGCAAGGCCCCCGACGGCCTCGGGAGCTTACACGGACTGCCCGTCCCGGCCTCGACCTCCTAG